One genomic region from Melioribacteraceae bacterium encodes:
- the pta gene encoding phosphate acetyltransferase, with translation MAFNRDEALKYHSEGRKGKIEVIPTKPCYTARELSLAYTPGVAEPCREIEKNDDDVYKYTAKGNLVAVVSNGTAVLGLGDIGPHAGKPVMEGKGVLFKRFADIDVFDIELKTHDPKEVIRAVQLLEPTFGGINLEDIKAPECFEIEEELIETMNIPVFHDDQHGTAIISCAALINAAEVAGKKLDKMRLVISGAGASAVACCKMYIAAGVKVENIAMFDTKGHINKKRTDLNKYKAMFAQDVVYKDLLDAMTGADVFVGLSKGNVVSKDMVKAMAKNPIVFAMANPDPEISYEDGVAARKDIIMATGRSDYPNQVNNVLGFPFIFRGALDVRAQKINEEMKMAATKALAELAKEKVPEVVINAYGGKEFSFGPEYIIPKPFDPRVLWYVAPAVAKAAMDTGVAKNPIQDWNKYKEQLQERLGFSSEIVRVMVHKAQKSPRRIVYPEGMEEKIIRAANSVFEENIGQPILIGNDSIIKEKITELGYDTKNFEIRDPEHCPKIDKYAEEFYKIRQRKGITLRDAKSLMKEPNYYAAMMVQLGDADALIGGLTYHYPQTIRPALQCIGAKEGLSTVSGMYVVIVKNRVFFFADTTVNIDPTAEQLAEIAISTAEAVKAFDIKPKIAMLSFSNFGSAAHPQSEKVSKAVKIVKEKRPDLMIDGEMQADTAVVPERLESEFPFSSLKGGANVLIFPNLDAGNIAYKLFQRLTDATVIGPILTGMKKPVHVIQRGDTVGDIFNMTAIAVVEADVNKK, from the coding sequence ATGGCATTTAATCGTGACGAAGCTTTGAAGTATCATAGCGAAGGTAGAAAAGGTAAAATTGAAGTAATCCCTACCAAACCATGCTATACCGCACGTGAATTATCATTGGCCTACACTCCCGGTGTTGCCGAACCGTGTAGAGAAATCGAAAAGAACGACGACGACGTTTATAAGTATACTGCCAAGGGAAATCTCGTAGCAGTTGTCTCAAACGGTACAGCCGTTCTTGGGCTCGGAGATATCGGCCCGCATGCCGGTAAACCCGTTATGGAAGGAAAAGGAGTTCTGTTTAAGAGATTTGCCGATATAGATGTTTTTGATATTGAATTGAAAACACATGATCCTAAAGAAGTTATCCGCGCCGTTCAGCTCCTCGAACCTACATTCGGCGGAATTAACCTGGAGGATATTAAAGCGCCCGAATGTTTTGAAATTGAGGAAGAACTTATTGAAACAATGAATATCCCTGTCTTCCACGATGATCAGCATGGAACAGCAATCATTTCCTGTGCTGCTTTGATTAATGCCGCCGAAGTGGCGGGTAAAAAACTCGATAAGATGAGACTTGTTATTTCAGGTGCCGGTGCATCAGCAGTCGCATGCTGTAAAATGTATATCGCTGCGGGTGTAAAGGTTGAAAATATTGCAATGTTCGATACTAAAGGTCACATAAACAAAAAACGCACTGACCTTAACAAATATAAAGCAATGTTCGCTCAGGATGTTGTCTATAAAGATCTTCTGGATGCTATGACAGGTGCCGATGTATTTGTCGGATTATCAAAAGGTAATGTTGTTTCCAAAGATATGGTTAAGGCAATGGCTAAAAATCCGATTGTGTTTGCTATGGCAAATCCCGATCCTGAAATTTCGTACGAAGACGGCGTAGCCGCACGCAAAGATATTATAATGGCAACCGGAAGAAGCGATTACCCCAATCAGGTTAATAACGTTCTCGGATTCCCGTTTATATTCCGCGGCGCTCTCGATGTAAGAGCACAGAAAATTAATGAAGAAATGAAAATGGCCGCTACAAAAGCTCTTGCTGAACTTGCCAAGGAAAAAGTACCCGAAGTGGTTATCAATGCTTACGGCGGTAAGGAATTCTCATTCGGTCCGGAATATATAATACCGAAACCGTTTGATCCGAGAGTTCTCTGGTATGTTGCACCGGCAGTCGCTAAAGCCGCAATGGATACCGGTGTGGCTAAAAATCCGATACAGGATTGGAATAAATACAAAGAACAGTTACAGGAACGGCTCGGCTTCTCTTCCGAAATAGTTCGTGTTATGGTTCATAAAGCGCAGAAGAGTCCGCGCAGAATCGTTTATCCAGAAGGAATGGAAGAAAAAATTATCCGCGCAGCAAATTCTGTTTTTGAAGAAAATATCGGTCAGCCGATACTTATCGGCAATGATAGTATAATTAAAGAAAAAATTACTGAGCTCGGTTACGATACTAAAAATTTCGAGATAAGAGACCCTGAGCACTGCCCGAAAATAGACAAATACGCAGAGGAGTTTTATAAGATTCGCCAGAGGAAAGGAATTACTCTTAGAGATGCCAAATCATTGATGAAAGAACCAAACTATTATGCCGCTATGATGGTTCAGCTCGGCGATGCCGATGCTCTGATAGGCGGACTAACTTATCATTATCCTCAAACTATCAGACCTGCTCTTCAGTGTATCGGTGCTAAAGAAGGATTGAGCACAGTTTCCGGTATGTATGTTGTCATTGTTAAAAACCGTGTCTTCTTCTTTGCGGATACGACTGTTAATATCGATCCAACTGCCGAACAGCTTGCCGAAATCGCAATCAGCACGGCTGAAGCTGTAAAAGCATTCGACATTAAACCGAAAATTGCAATGCTCTCTTTCAGCAACTTTGGAAGTGCTGCTCATCCGCAGTCGGAAAAGGTTTCTAAAGCAGTTAAGATTGTTAAAGAGAAACGCCCCGACCTTATGATAGACGGTGAAATGCAGGCCGATACTGCTGTTGTTCCGGAACGTCTCGAATCCGAATTCCCGTTCTCAAGTCTGAAGGGCGGAGCAAATGTGTTGATATTCCCCAATCTTGACGCCGGAAATATCGCATATAAACTCTTTCAGCGTCTGACTGACGCTACTGTTATAGGCCCGATCCTCACCGGTATGAAAAAACCTGTTCATGTTATTCAACGCGGTGATACCGTCGGCGATATTTTCAATATGACTGCAATCGCTGTTGTTGAAGCCGATGTAAATAAAAAATAA
- the frr gene encoding ribosome recycling factor, which yields MINNQIIKDARQRMDKTIEAFRMEISKIRTGKATTALLDGVKVDYYGTMSPLNQVGSVSVLDVHTISVTPWDKSMVPLIEKAILSSDLGLNPISDGTNLKIPIPALTEERRKELVKVVKKFGEESKIALRNVRRDANDHLKKLEKEKKLTEDELKEAEKETQKLTDEHITKIDDMIKHKEKEILEV from the coding sequence ATGATTAACAATCAAATTATTAAAGATGCCAGACAGAGAATGGATAAAACCATCGAAGCATTCAGAATGGAGATATCAAAAATCCGGACCGGTAAAGCGACCACTGCGCTGCTCGACGGTGTTAAAGTTGATTACTATGGAACTATGAGTCCGCTGAACCAGGTCGGAAGCGTTTCTGTCCTTGATGTTCATACAATTTCAGTTACTCCATGGGATAAAAGTATGGTCCCGTTGATTGAAAAGGCAATACTTTCGTCGGATCTCGGACTTAACCCGATAAGTGACGGAACGAATCTTAAAATTCCGATTCCGGCATTGACTGAAGAACGCCGTAAAGAACTTGTTAAGGTGGTTAAAAAATTCGGTGAGGAATCTAAGATTGCCCTTCGCAACGTCCGGCGCGACGCTAACGATCATCTGAAAAAATTGGAAAAAGAAAAGAAACTTACTGAAGATGAATTGAAAGAAGCCGAAAAAGAAACTCAGAAACTTACTGATGAACACATCACAAAAATTGATGATATGATCAAACATAAAGAGAAGGAAATTTTGGAAGTCTGA
- the pyrH gene encoding UMP kinase yields MAKNLKYKRILLKLSGESLMGKQSFGIDPDILEYFAKEIKKVHELGVQTGIVIGGGNIYRGLNAQAQGIDRVTGDQMGMLATIINSLALQNTLENHGVFTRLMSAIKMEEIAEPYIRRRAIRHLEKKRVVILGAGTGHPYFSTDTAASLRAVEIEADAIFKGTRVDGIFDSDPEKNPNASRYDEINYMDVLKKNLRVMDLTAISLCQENNLPIIVFNMDQPDNLLKLVTGESIGTAVGNFAHK; encoded by the coding sequence ATGGCAAAGAACCTTAAATACAAAAGAATCCTGCTGAAACTGAGCGGCGAATCCCTTATGGGAAAACAATCCTTCGGTATCGATCCGGATATCCTAGAATACTTTGCAAAGGAAATAAAGAAAGTACACGAGCTTGGTGTTCAGACCGGAATTGTTATTGGCGGAGGAAACATCTACCGCGGATTGAATGCGCAGGCACAGGGAATCGATAGAGTTACGGGCGATCAGATGGGAATGCTCGCTACAATTATCAATTCACTTGCGCTTCAGAATACACTCGAGAATCACGGCGTCTTTACCCGGCTTATGTCCGCTATCAAAATGGAGGAAATAGCCGAACCTTATATAAGGCGGCGTGCTATTCGGCACCTCGAAAAGAAAAGAGTTGTAATCCTCGGAGCTGGAACCGGGCACCCCTATTTCAGCACAGATACTGCTGCATCCTTAAGAGCTGTTGAAATTGAAGCCGATGCTATATTTAAAGGCACGCGAGTCGACGGAATTTTCGATTCCGATCCTGAAAAAAATCCGAATGCTAGCCGTTACGATGAGATTAATTATATGGATGTGTTGAAGAAAAACCTCCGCGTAATGGACCTTACTGCCATTAGTCTTTGCCAGGAGAATAATTTGCCGATAATAGTTTTTAACATGGATCAGCCGGATAATCTTCTTAAACTTGTAACCGGCGAGAGTATCGGAACTGCTGTCGGAAACTTTGCTCACAAATAG
- the tsf gene encoding translation elongation factor Ts, with amino-acid sequence MSVSANQVKDLREKTGAGMMDCKKALEESGGDFDKAIDILRKKGAAVAAKRAERSANEGVVLTKLFDNGKSGAILEVNCETDFVARSEDFISFANFVLEILVSQKPADVASLMELSADGKKVSEELNAIIGKIGEKIEVSRFAIENTQSGEIVDYVHHGSKLGVIVKVDSIPADKSAELHPVIKDIAMQIAAMRPLTIYRDEVDKTVVEKEVEIYKELARKEGKPEPVLEKIATGKLNKFFEENCLFEQAFIKDNTKKVGDLIAEFNKKNSAESKLVLFRRFHISDENK; translated from the coding sequence ATGTCAGTAAGTGCTAATCAAGTTAAAGACTTAAGAGAAAAAACCGGCGCCGGAATGATGGATTGTAAAAAGGCCCTTGAGGAATCGGGCGGGGACTTTGATAAAGCTATCGATATCCTCCGCAAAAAAGGCGCGGCTGTAGCTGCTAAAAGAGCAGAAAGAAGTGCCAATGAAGGTGTCGTGCTTACAAAATTATTCGATAACGGTAAAAGCGGCGCGATTCTGGAAGTTAATTGCGAAACTGATTTCGTTGCAAGAAGCGAAGACTTTATCAGCTTTGCTAATTTCGTCCTTGAGATTCTCGTTTCACAGAAACCGGCCGACGTTGCCTCGTTGATGGAATTATCGGCGGATGGTAAAAAAGTTTCTGAAGAACTCAACGCGATTATCGGAAAAATCGGCGAGAAGATTGAAGTATCCCGATTTGCAATCGAGAATACCCAGAGCGGTGAGATTGTCGATTACGTTCATCACGGTTCCAAACTCGGCGTTATTGTTAAAGTCGATAGTATCCCGGCTGATAAATCAGCTGAATTGCATCCGGTTATTAAAGACATAGCCATGCAAATCGCTGCTATGAGGCCATTGACGATTTACCGCGATGAAGTGGACAAAACCGTTGTTGAAAAGGAAGTTGAAATCTATAAGGAACTTGCACGCAAAGAGGGAAAACCGGAACCTGTCCTCGAAAAAATTGCTACGGGTAAACTGAATAAATTCTTCGAGGAAAACTGCCTTTTCGAACAGGCTTTTATTAAAGATAATACAAAGAAGGTTGGTGATCTTATCGCTGAATTCAATAAAAAGAATTCGGCGGAATCGAAGCTGGTTCTGTTCCGAAGATTTCACATCAGTGATGAAAATAAATGA
- the rpsB gene encoding 30S ribosomal protein S2 gives MSRVELTELIESGAHFGHLTRRWNPKMKPYIFMEKNGIHIIDLKKTQQSIDAAAQAMTEIVSTGKRVLFVGTKKQAKGTIANEARRSDSNWVSERWLGGMLTNFSTIRKSIKRLQNIEKMESDGTFEKITKKERLFLTREKDKLRKVLDGVETMNKLPGALFVVDIKKESISIKEALRLNIPIFAIVDTNCDPDPIDFLIPANDDASRAVEVITKIIADAVIEGNAKSKELRAQEAADKEREKKTAEEETPDHDKKDSKGKIRRVRLENRDDRKARPRQDRRERNEPRQEKHSEAKPEAGAPEKTESKPEAAQENK, from the coding sequence ATGTCTAGAGTAGAACTCACAGAACTCATTGAATCAGGTGCACACTTCGGACACCTGACCCGCAGATGGAACCCGAAAATGAAACCTTACATCTTCATGGAGAAGAACGGGATCCATATAATTGATCTTAAGAAAACCCAGCAGTCAATCGACGCTGCCGCCCAGGCGATGACAGAAATTGTATCGACCGGAAAGCGCGTCCTCTTTGTTGGAACTAAAAAACAGGCAAAAGGAACAATTGCAAACGAAGCAAGAAGGTCCGACAGCAACTGGGTTAGCGAACGTTGGCTCGGCGGAATGCTTACAAACTTTTCAACTATCCGTAAGAGTATTAAGAGACTTCAGAATATCGAAAAGATGGAAAGCGACGGAACATTCGAAAAAATAACAAAGAAAGAACGTCTCTTCTTAACACGCGAAAAGGATAAACTCAGAAAAGTTCTCGACGGCGTTGAAACAATGAATAAATTGCCAGGCGCTCTCTTTGTTGTAGATATTAAAAAAGAATCGATCTCTATCAAAGAAGCATTGCGCTTGAATATCCCGATATTTGCCATCGTTGACACCAACTGCGATCCTGATCCGATCGATTTCCTTATTCCGGCTAACGATGACGCTTCAAGAGCTGTTGAAGTTATTACAAAAATAATTGCCGACGCAGTTATTGAAGGAAATGCTAAATCAAAAGAATTGAGAGCTCAGGAAGCTGCTGATAAAGAGAGAGAAAAGAAAACCGCCGAAGAAGAAACTCCTGATCACGATAAAAAGGATTCTAAAGGAAAGATTAGAAGAGTCCGCCTGGAGAATAGGGACGATAGAAAAGCAAGACCCCGTCAGGATAGAAGAGAGAGAAACGAACCAAGACAGGAAAAACATTCTGAAGCTAAACCTGAAGCGGGTGCCCCTGAAAAAACTGAATCCAAACCTGAAGCTGCTCAGGAAAACAAATAA
- the rpsI gene encoding 30S ribosomal protein S9 codes for MADKIFVGRRKNAVARVYLRNGSGKISVNDKEVEKYFPLKEHRDNLLLPFIATETLGKYDVYANTNGGGISGQSDAVRLGISRALEEINPEFRSSLKSEGLLKRDPRMVERKKYGQKKARKRFQFSKR; via the coding sequence ATGGCAGATAAAATTTTTGTCGGTAGAAGAAAAAATGCAGTTGCCAGAGTCTATTTAAGAAACGGTTCTGGAAAAATTTCTGTTAACGATAAAGAAGTTGAAAAATATTTCCCTTTGAAAGAGCACAGAGATAATCTCCTGCTTCCGTTCATTGCAACAGAAACACTCGGCAAATACGATGTTTATGCAAATACTAACGGAGGCGGTATTTCAGGCCAGTCCGATGCCGTCCGTCTTGGTATCTCGAGAGCCCTTGAAGAGATCAATCCCGAATTCCGTTCTTCACTGAAATCGGAAGGACTTCTGAAAAGAGATCCAAGAATGGTTGAAAGAAAGAAATACGGCCAGAAGAAAGCTAGAAAGAGATTCCAGTTCTCTAAGAGATAA
- the rplM gene encoding 50S ribosomal protein L13 — MTKSIKTEDANHKWYLVDAKDQVLGRLATKVARIIRGKDKAIFTPHTDTGDFVVIINAEKIRMTGKRETLKNYISHSMYPGGLKVKSFAEVMAKKPEFVVENAVKGMLPKTRLGKKLIKKLKVYSGESHPHTAQKPEVLSL, encoded by the coding sequence ATTACTAAATCAATTAAAACCGAAGATGCTAATCATAAATGGTATCTTGTTGATGCAAAAGATCAGGTTTTAGGAAGATTGGCTACTAAAGTAGCAAGAATCATCAGGGGAAAAGACAAAGCAATTTTTACACCTCATACAGATACGGGCGACTTTGTTGTTATTATTAATGCTGAAAAAATCCGCATGACCGGAAAAAGAGAAACATTGAAAAATTATATTTCACACTCAATGTATCCAGGCGGTCTTAAGGTAAAGAGTTTTGCGGAAGTTATGGCAAAGAAGCCGGAGTTTGTTGTTGAAAATGCTGTAAAAGGTATGCTTCCCAAAACCCGTCTCGGTAAAAAATTAATCAAGAAATTAAAAGTATATTCAGGCGAATCCCATCCTCATACTGCTCAGAAACCTGAAGTATTAAGTTTATAA
- a CDS encoding NAD-dependent epimerase/dehydratase family protein, which yields MKILVTGGAGFLGINLIRHLLKKGYELISLDIANFDYKDVKDKIRVIKGDIRNSSLVGQLMKGVDYVIHTAAALPLYPADQIRSIDIEGTRLLLHQAYENSIKRFIHISSTAVYGIPDHHPIFETDKLKGVGPYGEAKIEAEKICLEFRSKGMCIPILRPKSFIGPERLGVFALLYDWAHDGKNFPMIGNGKNHYQLLDVEDLCDAIEQTLILPEKIVNSTFNIGAKEFTTMREDYQSVLDYAGHGKRIIGLPEKPVILTLKILEALKLSPLYKWVYETASKDSFVSIEKAEKVLGFSPKYSNKDALIRNYKWYLENMESFRDKSGISHRVPWRQGILKMAKWFF from the coding sequence ATGAAGATTTTAGTTACAGGGGGGGCAGGATTTTTAGGAATTAACCTGATACGGCACCTGCTGAAGAAAGGTTACGAACTCATTTCACTGGATATTGCCAACTTTGATTATAAGGATGTTAAAGATAAAATCCGTGTTATCAAAGGGGACATAAGGAATTCGAGTCTGGTCGGACAGTTGATGAAGGGCGTTGATTACGTCATTCATACAGCGGCTGCTCTTCCGCTCTACCCCGCCGATCAGATCCGCTCAATCGACATTGAAGGAACGCGACTGCTTCTTCATCAAGCCTACGAAAACTCGATTAAAAGATTCATTCACATCTCTTCAACAGCTGTTTACGGAATACCAGACCATCACCCGATTTTTGAGACGGATAAACTAAAGGGAGTCGGCCCATACGGTGAAGCAAAAATTGAAGCAGAAAAGATCTGCCTGGAATTCAGGTCTAAAGGAATGTGTATTCCGATCTTACGACCGAAATCATTTATAGGTCCGGAACGGCTAGGCGTATTTGCGCTTTTGTATGACTGGGCACACGACGGGAAAAATTTCCCTATGATCGGAAACGGAAAAAACCATTATCAATTACTCGACGTGGAAGATCTCTGCGACGCGATTGAACAAACATTAATATTGCCGGAAAAAATTGTTAACAGTACTTTCAATATCGGCGCAAAGGAATTTACAACAATGAGGGAAGATTACCAGTCCGTGCTGGACTATGCCGGGCACGGTAAGAGAATAATCGGGCTTCCGGAAAAACCGGTTATACTTACTTTAAAGATTCTTGAGGCATTGAAATTATCACCACTCTATAAATGGGTCTATGAAACTGCATCTAAGGACTCATTCGTTTCAATAGAAAAAGCCGAGAAGGTATTAGGATTTTCTCCCAAGTACTCCAACAAAGATGCGTTGATAAGAAATTATAAGTGGTACCTCGAGAATATGGAATCGTTTAGAGATAAGTCGGGCATTAGCCACCGTGTTCCGTGGAGGCAGGGGATCTTAAAGATGGCAAAATGGTTTTTTTAG
- a CDS encoding deoxyhypusine synthase, translating into MATKKDFLKEIIQHIDIKEHNVIKLVDSMENMAFTARDLNRAARIYETMLKDDNCSVILTLAGSLFSAGLKRVVFDLVNNNMVDAIVSTGAIMVDQDFFEALGFKHYIGSPFVDDNLMRDLHIDRIYDTFIDEDELRICDDTTAKIFDSLEPRPYSSRELLWHFGKYLEDNGGPKVEDSVIWAAYKNNVPIFVPAFSDCSAGFGIVMHQHNNPDKHVSFDSGKDFYELTQIKLKTKETGIFMIGGGVPKNFTQDIVVAADILQEEAPMHKYAIQITVADVRDGALSSSTLKEASSWGKVETTFEQMVYSEATLAMPLIAGYAYHKGVWKNRKKREFQKLFSKESVGVK; encoded by the coding sequence ATGGCAACAAAAAAGGATTTCTTAAAAGAGATTATTCAACATATAGACATTAAGGAGCATAATGTAATTAAGCTTGTAGATTCCATGGAAAACATGGCGTTCACTGCGAGAGATTTAAACCGTGCGGCACGGATTTACGAGACGATGCTGAAGGACGATAATTGTTCGGTAATATTAACTCTCGCCGGGAGTTTATTCAGTGCCGGATTAAAGAGAGTAGTATTCGATCTTGTAAACAACAATATGGTTGACGCAATTGTCTCCACAGGCGCTATTATGGTTGATCAGGATTTCTTTGAGGCACTCGGTTTTAAACATTACATCGGCTCCCCATTCGTCGATGATAATCTGATGCGGGATCTTCACATAGACCGTATTTACGATACCTTTATTGATGAGGATGAATTAAGGATTTGCGACGATACAACAGCAAAGATATTCGATTCGCTTGAGCCCCGTCCTTATTCCTCCCGCGAACTCCTTTGGCATTTCGGTAAATACCTGGAAGATAACGGCGGACCGAAAGTGGAAGACTCAGTAATCTGGGCCGCATATAAGAACAATGTACCGATCTTTGTGCCGGCATTTTCGGACTGTTCCGCAGGATTCGGAATTGTAATGCATCAGCACAACAATCCAGATAAACACGTTTCGTTCGATTCAGGAAAAGATTTTTACGAACTGACACAGATAAAGCTGAAGACAAAAGAGACAGGTATCTTCATGATCGGCGGCGGAGTACCAAAGAACTTTACACAGGATATAGTAGTAGCCGCAGATATTCTGCAGGAAGAAGCACCGATGCACAAATATGCTATTCAGATTACTGTTGCAGACGTCCGGGACGGAGCCCTTTCAAGTTCAACATTGAAAGAAGCCAGTTCATGGGGTAAAGTTGAAACAACATTTGAGCAGATGGTCTATTCGGAAGCAACGCTTGCTATGCCTCTGATTGCAGGATATGCATATCATAAAGGTGTCTGGAAAAACAGAAAGAAGAGAGAATTTCAGAAATTATTTTCGAAGGAAAGTGTAGGAGTAAAGTAA
- a CDS encoding T9SS type A sorting domain-containing protein — protein MKLKYKILFLLVVSFFYTTSFAQSSAAVITQETINSQEGYPVDPRPLLEKLSKAAGIDLNNIEPVPPRLGKVAWNFNVGSKGPYSDGWWAHDLSGTIISFYQTPATCRAVGDNCYIFVEDAQWNNGRVDQAAVNKILEAFDSKNALPNSTKGIYDTNVEFFGNPPNVDLDQRIIILILDVIDGYTEGGAYTAGYFYSYNQGNASNSNKAEVFYLDANPLNLKTATGNSSLETGLSITAHEFQHMIHWESFRGTGTTSQTFINESMSELASFINGYQLRSTDRFAVEPNQFLFEWRDGNDVLIDYSRAARFSLYLKEQFGDEFFRKYHQNKITDINGINTALMTMSPSSSRRFADIIEDWFVANYLHNVSYNSKFGYTLANQQKSSSLLIVNPNVSLTTDNVYKYGARYLTYKGGSNLNITFNNFGNSGIKVRAMKIGTGTTEVVNVPLNTTFSVPDFGTTFNEVTFVIYYNNVSLGALDNDKGPHNFSYTSSGTVTNSTTELAYDTPYNDSYTIGIEANSKQGVVFEGVSSSRLNKIKVYLNSNNNSLPGEVWSYTGSSAAPLGSKLSTSITATNPNTTGSWIEIDVANQNISTVNRFLIVFQIAANASNGGTMVLLAKKPGTTFGNSIFYRPSTGTWIYFTDGAGNIWLNRIRAIVEIPTGIGTEEVELLPVAYSLEQNYPNPFNPETVISFSLPKSGNVQIKVYDVLGKEIKTLMSEDRTAGNHKIYWNATDDHGRRVSSGVYFYTISSGDFIQTKKMVLMK, from the coding sequence ATGAAGCTGAAATATAAAATCCTGTTTCTTCTTGTTGTGTCGTTTTTTTATACTACCTCGTTTGCTCAGTCTTCTGCAGCAGTAATTACTCAGGAGACAATTAATTCACAGGAAGGTTATCCGGTTGACCCCCGCCCGCTGCTCGAAAAGCTTAGTAAAGCTGCTGGAATTGACTTAAATAATATAGAACCGGTTCCTCCGCGGCTGGGGAAAGTGGCATGGAATTTTAATGTAGGTTCAAAAGGACCTTATTCCGATGGCTGGTGGGCTCATGATTTATCAGGAACAATAATAAGTTTTTATCAAACTCCGGCTACATGTCGTGCTGTTGGTGATAATTGCTACATTTTTGTTGAAGACGCACAGTGGAATAACGGAAGAGTCGATCAGGCTGCAGTCAATAAAATATTAGAAGCTTTTGATTCAAAAAATGCTCTTCCTAATTCGACTAAGGGGATTTATGACACGAATGTTGAATTTTTTGGTAATCCACCCAACGTAGACCTCGATCAGCGAATAATAATTCTGATACTGGATGTTATTGATGGTTATACTGAAGGAGGAGCTTATACAGCAGGATATTTTTACAGCTATAATCAGGGTAATGCATCCAATAGTAATAAAGCAGAAGTTTTTTATCTCGATGCAAACCCATTAAATCTCAAGACAGCCACTGGCAATAGTAGCCTCGAAACGGGGTTGTCAATAACTGCCCACGAATTTCAGCATATGATTCATTGGGAATCGTTCCGGGGAACTGGGACTACTTCTCAAACTTTTATAAATGAGTCTATGTCGGAGCTAGCATCATTTATCAATGGTTATCAACTTAGATCTACCGACCGTTTTGCAGTTGAACCAAATCAGTTTCTATTTGAGTGGAGAGATGGCAACGATGTACTTATTGATTATTCTAGAGCTGCGCGGTTTTCATTATACCTAAAAGAACAATTCGGTGATGAATTTTTTAGAAAGTATCATCAGAATAAGATTACGGATATTAACGGGATTAATACAGCACTAATGACTATGTCTCCAAGTTCTTCAAGAAGATTTGCTGATATTATTGAAGATTGGTTTGTTGCAAATTATCTTCACAATGTTTCTTATAATAGTAAGTTCGGATATACACTTGCGAATCAACAAAAATCATCTTCATTATTAATAGTAAATCCCAACGTATCACTTACAACAGATAATGTCTATAAATATGGCGCACGATATTTGACTTATAAAGGTGGGTCAAATTTGAATATTACCTTTAATAACTTTGGAAATAGTGGTATTAAAGTAAGAGCTATGAAAATCGGTACTGGAACCACTGAAGTTGTAAACGTTCCGCTAAACACCACATTTTCAGTCCCTGATTTCGGGACAACCTTCAATGAAGTCACATTTGTAATTTATTACAATAATGTTAGCTTGGGTGCTTTAGATAACGATAAGGGACCTCATAATTTTTCTTATACATCTTCGGGTACGGTTACAAACTCAACGACTGAATTAGCATATGATACACCTTATAATGATTCGTATACCATTGGTATAGAAGCTAATTCTAAACAAGGGGTCGTTTTTGAAGGAGTAAGTAGTAGCAGATTAAATAAGATTAAAGTTTATCTCAATAGTAATAATAATTCGTTACCCGGAGAAGTTTGGAGTTATACTGGAAGTTCTGCCGCACCACTTGGTTCCAAATTATCAACTTCAATCACTGCTACCAATCCGAATACTACCGGCAGTTGGATAGAAATTGACGTAGCGAACCAGAACATTAGTACTGTTAATCGTTTCTTAATTGTTTTTCAGATTGCTGCAAATGCTTCAAATGGTGGAACTATGGTTTTGCTTGCAAAAAAACCTGGTACTACGTTCGGAAATAGTATTTTCTACAGACCAAGTACAGGAACATGGATTTATTTCACTGATGGTGCCGGCAATATATGGCTAAATAGAATTAGAGCAATAGTCGAAATTCCAACTGGAATTGGTACTGAAGAAGTTGAACTTTTGCCCGTTGCTTACTCTCTTGAGCAGAACTATCCTAATCCTTTCAATCCTGAAACAGTAATCAGTTTCAGTCTGCCCAAGTCTGGCAATGTTCAGATTAAGGTTTATGATGTTCTCGGTAAGGAGATCAAAACTCTAATGAGTGAGGATCGTACAGCAGGAAATCATAAAATCTACTGGAATGCAACTGACGATCACGGCAGAAGAGTATCGAGCGGTGTCTACTTCTATACAATCTCTTCGGGTGATTTTATCCAGACAAAGAAAATGGTTTTAATGAAGTAA